One region of Sphingomonas bisphenolicum genomic DNA includes:
- a CDS encoding SDR family NAD(P)-dependent oxidoreductase, which yields MPDSKVALVTGASRGAGRGIAVGFGELGYTVYVTGRTMHVGNARGWDGSVLPGTVAETAAAVDAAGGRGIPLVCDHGDDAQVAGLFDRIAAEAGRLDILVNNATFIHDQLIEKKPFWEKDLDAVRILDVGLRSAYVASWHAARLMVPQGRGVIAFGSSFGGSCYMHGPAYGAQKAGVDKFAHDMEHDLRGTGVIAVSIWMGPLVTERSLIARDTNPEQYADFIESAENPQFTAHIIDAIDCAPDREALSGQTLIGAEIGRQLGVQDRGNDRPSYREMLGSPRPKNPAAVY from the coding sequence ATGCCGGACAGCAAGGTGGCCCTGGTCACCGGAGCCAGTCGGGGAGCAGGCCGTGGCATCGCGGTCGGTTTCGGCGAATTGGGCTATACCGTCTATGTGACCGGCCGCACGATGCATGTCGGGAATGCGCGGGGCTGGGACGGATCCGTGCTGCCTGGCACCGTGGCGGAAACTGCGGCGGCGGTCGATGCGGCCGGCGGCCGGGGCATTCCGCTGGTCTGCGACCATGGCGACGATGCCCAGGTCGCAGGGCTGTTCGACCGGATTGCGGCGGAAGCGGGGCGGCTCGACATATTGGTGAACAACGCGACCTTCATCCACGACCAACTGATCGAGAAAAAGCCCTTTTGGGAAAAGGATCTGGACGCGGTTCGCATCCTCGATGTCGGTCTTCGCTCCGCCTATGTGGCAAGCTGGCACGCGGCGCGGCTGATGGTGCCGCAGGGGCGCGGCGTGATCGCCTTTGGTTCGTCCTTTGGCGGCAGTTGCTACATGCACGGCCCGGCCTATGGCGCGCAAAAGGCGGGCGTGGACAAATTCGCCCATGACATGGAGCATGATCTGCGCGGAACCGGCGTGATCGCGGTGTCGATCTGGATGGGGCCACTGGTTACCGAACGGTCGCTGATCGCGCGCGACACCAATCCCGAACAATATGCCGACTTCATCGAAAGTGCGGAAAATCCGCAATTCACCGCGCATATCATCGACGCGATCGACTGCGCGCCGGATCGGGAGGCCTTGTCCGGCCAGACATTGATCGGCGCGGAAATCGGGCGCCAACTGGGCGTGCAGGATCGCGGCAACGACCGCCCTTCCTATCGCGAGATGCTGGGCAGTCCCCGGCCCAAAAACCCTGCAGCCGTTTACTGA